In Methanobacterium formicicum, a single genomic region encodes these proteins:
- the thiI gene encoding tRNA uracil 4-sulfurtransferase ThiI — translation MLEKLIIVRYGEIGVKSPKVRGRFERRLIENIKTVIEDKIEIKQGRIFIYPQDLNKTLESLQKIVGIVSYSPAVVTHTDHDSIKELIEAYITELVTDGSFSSKDSFAVRCRRVGNHDFTSQEMAAYAGSVVHGITESKVDLSNPDFKLFVEVRGDKTYVYHEKIQGLGGLPLGTQGKVIALVSGGIDSPVATFLMMKRGCSVTMVNFNNHPFTSGSSEKILKMHKKLKEYSVGSKLKLYQVDYGEYLQKCKEEAPERMTCVLCKSGMYQIAEKIARKEGALAIVDGSSLGQVASQTLPNILATRYSTSMPVLSPLIGLDKVEIENIGKRIGTFDISILPDSGCSAAPKHPETNAVLPLVLETLEKIDAENEFDKAIDGIKLLKK, via the coding sequence ATGCTGGAGAAATTAATTATAGTCCGTTACGGGGAAATTGGGGTCAAAAGCCCCAAAGTAAGAGGAAGATTCGAAAGAAGACTTATTGAGAATATTAAAACAGTTATTGAGGATAAAATAGAAATTAAACAGGGAAGAATCTTCATTTATCCTCAGGATCTAAACAAAACCCTAGAATCTCTTCAAAAAATTGTGGGAATAGTTTCATACAGTCCTGCAGTTGTTACCCATACTGATCACGATTCTATAAAAGAGTTGATTGAGGCCTACATTACAGAACTGGTAACTGATGGATCATTTTCATCAAAGGATTCCTTTGCTGTAAGGTGTAGGCGTGTTGGAAATCATGACTTTACAAGTCAGGAAATGGCGGCCTATGCTGGTTCAGTGGTTCATGGAATAACAGAATCCAAGGTTGACCTTTCAAATCCAGATTTTAAATTGTTTGTAGAGGTAAGGGGAGATAAAACTTACGTCTACCATGAAAAAATACAGGGACTTGGTGGCCTTCCTCTGGGAACACAGGGCAAAGTCATAGCACTGGTATCAGGGGGAATAGATTCACCAGTTGCTACCTTCTTGATGATGAAACGTGGCTGTAGTGTTACCATGGTCAATTTTAACAATCATCCCTTCACTTCGGGCTCCAGTGAAAAAATCCTGAAAATGCATAAAAAACTGAAAGAATACTCTGTTGGCTCAAAACTGAAACTGTACCAGGTAGACTACGGGGAATATCTACAGAAATGTAAGGAAGAAGCTCCAGAAAGGATGACATGTGTACTGTGTAAGAGTGGAATGTACCAGATAGCTGAAAAAATTGCCCGAAAAGAAGGGGCACTGGCCATTGTTGACGGAAGTAGTTTGGGTCAGGTTGCATCACAAACATTACCTAACATCCTGGCCACACGTTATTCCACTTCCATGCCAGTTTTAAGTCCACTTATAGGCCTGGACAAGGTGGAGATCGAGAACATCGGTAAGAGGATCGGTACCTTTGACATCTCCATACTTCCTGACAGTGGATGTTCAGCCGCACCGAAACATCCTGAAACCAATGCCGTGTTACCTCTGGTACTAGAGACATTAGAGAAGATAGATGCAGAAAATGAGTTTGATAAAGCCATTGACGGAATTAAATTACTGAAAAAGTAA
- a CDS encoding sulfide-dependent adenosine diphosphate thiazole synthase, producing MEIFSNISEKDVTKAIVSEFAEEFIDYIESDVIIIGAGPSGLIAARRLAQQGVKTLIIESNNYLGGGFWIGGYLMNKLTVREPGERILDEIGVPYKKVQDGLFVADGPHACSKLIASAMDAGAKVINMTKFDDVVIRDGKVAGVVINWTPVSALPRAITCVDPVALESKIVIDATGHDAVVVKSLEERGTVNTAGFQGMWVEKSEDAIVENTKEVYPGLLVTGMAVATTYGSPRMGPTFGGMLLSGERVAEVAIEKLKKDLVTAAGEKGEVKGSK from the coding sequence ATGGAAATATTTTCGAACATTTCAGAAAAGGATGTGACCAAAGCAATTGTATCCGAATTTGCAGAAGAATTCATTGATTACATTGAAAGTGACGTTATCATCATTGGTGCCGGTCCAAGTGGCCTTATAGCCGCACGTAGGCTTGCACAACAGGGTGTTAAAACTCTGATAATCGAAAGTAACAACTACCTTGGAGGCGGGTTCTGGATTGGGGGCTACCTCATGAACAAGCTAACTGTCAGGGAACCAGGAGAGCGGATCTTAGATGAGATTGGAGTTCCCTATAAAAAGGTTCAGGATGGTTTATTTGTTGCCGATGGCCCCCATGCCTGTTCTAAACTCATTGCCAGCGCAATGGATGCCGGTGCCAAGGTGATTAACATGACCAAATTTGATGATGTGGTTATCAGGGATGGTAAAGTTGCCGGAGTAGTTATAAACTGGACACCAGTATCCGCACTACCACGAGCAATTACCTGCGTTGATCCAGTGGCTTTAGAATCAAAGATAGTTATTGACGCTACAGGACACGACGCCGTGGTTGTTAAATCATTGGAAGAAAGGGGAACCGTGAATACAGCTGGTTTCCAGGGAATGTGGGTGGAAAAATCAGAGGATGCCATTGTGGAAAACACCAAAGAGGTTTACCCTGGGCTCCTGGTAACGGGAATGGCAGTGGCCACCACCTACGGAAGTCCCCGTATGGGACCCACCTTTGGAGGAATGCTTCTTTCTGGTGAAAGAGTGGCTGAGGTGGCCATTGAAAAATTGAAAAAAGATTTGGTAACTGCAGCAGGTGAGAAAGGGGAAGTAAAAGGGTCTAAATAA
- a CDS encoding 4Fe-4S binding protein yields MSSVIWYIYEFARKSWAENFAVAKTDPEIVETPDRFRDFPQVFPENCIACGACTAACPAPQAIKLVRSEDTAETDGQTYPVINNRGCIRCGFCAEVCPTDPKTITCGENHLIREDFTIIPAEKMYVIDDYLCIRCKKCMNACPVYGAIYEEDNKITIDQSVCIGCGECLQNCPVKGAVKGIYISNVQEQKNIINLVVNTLEERIEAERDNITHLSDTDVYKIDYPLDDLVKSARSILDNSDLILDTFQKITDRLKLRIVTWDEDKCKKCHLCVDECPSGAITYNEEEDKVKRNPAKCLRCSTCYQTCPFGVAGFYEARFLLDPPSLENGIIRITIKAAPLPVGAD; encoded by the coding sequence ATGTCATCGGTAATATGGTATATTTACGAGTTCGCCCGAAAATCCTGGGCTGAAAATTTTGCAGTGGCCAAAACCGACCCGGAGATTGTGGAAACACCCGACCGTTTCCGTGACTTTCCCCAGGTCTTTCCTGAAAACTGTATAGCCTGCGGTGCATGCACTGCTGCGTGCCCTGCTCCCCAAGCTATAAAACTGGTTAGGAGTGAGGACACTGCTGAGACAGACGGGCAGACCTATCCCGTAATCAATAACCGGGGTTGTATTCGCTGCGGATTTTGTGCAGAAGTCTGTCCCACTGATCCTAAAACAATAACCTGTGGTGAGAATCACCTCATCCGTGAAGATTTCACTATAATACCTGCTGAAAAGATGTACGTAATCGATGATTACCTCTGCATTCGCTGCAAGAAATGTATGAATGCCTGCCCAGTTTACGGAGCCATTTACGAAGAGGACAACAAGATCACCATTGACCAATCAGTATGCATTGGCTGTGGTGAATGTCTCCAGAACTGCCCGGTGAAGGGTGCAGTTAAGGGTATCTACATCTCCAATGTCCAGGAGCAAAAAAATATCATAAATCTGGTTGTCAACACCTTGGAAGAACGTATTGAAGCTGAAAGAGATAATATAACCCACTTATCAGATACAGATGTCTATAAAATAGATTATCCCCTGGATGATCTGGTGAAGAGTGCTCGTTCCATACTGGACAACAGTGATCTGATTCTGGATACCTTCCAGAAGATCACTGACCGTCTGAAACTACGTATTGTAACCTGGGACGAGGATAAATGTAAAAAATGCCATTTATGTGTTGATGAATGCCCCTCTGGAGCCATAACCTACAATGAAGAGGAAGATAAAGTGAAAAGAAACCCGGCTAAATGTCTCCGCTGCAGTACCTGTTACCAGACCTGCCCCTTTGGAGTGGCTGGTTTCTATGAAGCCCGGTTCCTACTGGATCCACCCTCCCTTGAAAATGGAATCATACGCATTACAATTAAGGCCGCACCGTTACCTGTAGGAGCTGATTAA
- a CDS encoding MoaD/ThiS family protein encodes MKINIKGQETKDLKINSSSVKEVLHELEINSTEVVVKKDGIIIHEDQLLTNEDEITVIKVVFGG; translated from the coding sequence ATGAAAATAAACATTAAAGGCCAAGAAACCAAGGATTTAAAAATTAACTCGTCTTCGGTTAAAGAGGTTCTCCATGAGCTGGAGATAAATTCTACGGAAGTAGTGGTTAAAAAGGATGGTATCATCATCCATGAAGACCAGCTCTTAACCAATGAGGATGAGATAACCGTTATAAAGGTAGTCTTCGGCGGTTAA
- a CDS encoding trans-sulfuration enzyme family protein, which produces MRFNTKSIHSGRRPDESTGAISTPICQTSTFVFDGYRKPKEHDYTRTSNPTRNVLEDTIAALEGGNAGFAFSSGMSAVATAIHLLSAGDHVISCDDLYGGSHRLFEQIMTRFGIEFTFIRLNDEEKIQDAVKTNTRMIWVETPSNPLLNITDLEMVSSIARENQLLSVADNTFASPYFLKPINFGMDLVLHSTTKYLNGHSDVIGGAIVTTTDKLAEDVHYLLNGMGTNAAPFDSWLVLRGIKTLPLRMERHASNALAIAEYLEDHPQVKEVYYPGLTDHPGHEIARKQMTGYGGVVSFKLKSDVGTFLHGLELFSLAESLGGADSLVEHAATMSHASMTPEARKKAGITDDLIRLSVGLEDVNDLIEDLDQGFKAQSPSNK; this is translated from the coding sequence ATGAGATTCAATACCAAATCGATACATTCCGGCCGAAGACCCGATGAGTCAACCGGAGCTATATCAACCCCCATATGTCAAACCTCCACATTTGTGTTTGACGGGTACCGGAAACCCAAGGAACACGATTACACCCGGACCAGTAACCCCACCCGGAACGTGCTGGAAGACACCATAGCCGCACTGGAAGGAGGTAACGCCGGTTTTGCATTTTCCAGTGGAATGTCAGCAGTGGCTACCGCCATACACCTTTTAAGTGCAGGTGACCATGTGATAAGCTGTGATGATCTTTACGGTGGTTCGCACCGATTGTTTGAACAGATAATGACCCGTTTTGGAATTGAATTTACATTTATACGACTAAATGATGAAGAAAAAATCCAGGATGCAGTAAAAACCAACACCAGAATGATATGGGTGGAAACACCTTCCAACCCCCTCCTGAATATAACCGATCTGGAAATGGTTTCCAGTATTGCCCGTGAAAACCAGCTGCTTAGTGTGGCCGACAACACATTCGCCAGTCCTTACTTCTTGAAGCCAATTAATTTCGGCATGGACCTGGTGCTCCATTCCACCACCAAATATCTCAATGGTCACAGTGATGTGATTGGTGGGGCCATTGTAACTACCACCGATAAACTGGCGGAAGATGTGCATTATCTCCTTAATGGAATGGGCACCAACGCTGCCCCCTTTGATTCCTGGCTGGTTCTCCGTGGTATAAAAACCTTACCCCTACGGATGGAAAGACACGCCAGTAATGCCCTGGCCATAGCTGAGTATTTAGAGGATCACCCCCAGGTTAAAGAGGTTTACTACCCTGGTTTAACCGACCATCCTGGTCATGAAATAGCCCGGAAACAGATGACCGGATACGGGGGAGTGGTTTCATTTAAACTCAAATCAGATGTGGGAACCTTTTTACATGGACTGGAATTATTTTCACTGGCTGAATCCCTGGGAGGGGCTGATTCATTAGTGGAACATGCTGCCACCATGAGCCATGCCTCCATGACCCCGGAAGCCCGGAAAAAGGCAGGGATAACTGATGACCTTATACGTCTATCAGTGGGTCTGGAAGATGTGAATGATTTAATTGAAGACTTGGATCAGGGTTTTAAAGCTCAATCGCCTTCAAATAAATAA
- a CDS encoding formylmethanofuran--tetrahydromethanopterin N-formyltransferase, with product MNTAKGDNLRKLDKIEDTYAEAFNGVCCRVIITADDDQTLERAAYDATSTPGTVIGRVEGGIEGWLNQNQTPDGRKGAVLQFWYNTTDIEKFQVELSYRIRQDILVKPFTALFDASINPTGYISTMKYVGHCGDGYEWEEELYNRQMIVVPIAIPDFLIESRLGYMEGIMGANFWYFSRSKEAVLEGGRAALKAIEEVEGVITPFDICSAASKPETNYPWIGPTTNHPYCPSLRKILGNQSKVTDGVNYIPEIVLNGLTPEALKKAMKAGIDVLLDYDDVIGISAGNYGGKLGDHQINLLDLFPE from the coding sequence ATGAACACTGCAAAAGGAGATAACCTGAGGAAACTGGATAAAATCGAAGACACCTATGCTGAAGCCTTTAACGGAGTATGTTGCCGGGTCATTATTACTGCGGATGATGACCAGACTCTGGAAAGAGCAGCTTACGATGCCACCAGCACCCCCGGTACGGTAATTGGCCGGGTGGAAGGTGGAATTGAAGGCTGGTTAAACCAAAATCAAACACCGGATGGCAGGAAAGGGGCAGTACTCCAGTTCTGGTACAACACCACCGACATTGAAAAATTCCAGGTGGAACTATCCTACCGCATAAGACAGGATATACTGGTAAAACCATTCACCGCCCTGTTCGATGCCTCCATCAACCCCACGGGTTACATAAGTACCATGAAATACGTGGGCCACTGTGGTGATGGATATGAATGGGAAGAAGAGTTGTATAACCGGCAGATGATTGTGGTACCCATTGCCATACCTGACTTTCTAATCGAAAGCCGTCTGGGTTACATGGAAGGAATTATGGGGGCCAACTTCTGGTACTTTTCCCGTAGTAAAGAAGCAGTCTTAGAAGGAGGTAGAGCTGCATTAAAGGCCATTGAAGAGGTAGAAGGAGTTATAACTCCCTTTGATATTTGTTCAGCAGCTTCCAAACCAGAGACCAACTACCCCTGGATCGGGCCAACCACCAACCATCCCTACTGCCCCAGCCTGCGAAAGATTCTGGGAAACCAGTCCAAGGTAACCGATGGAGTGAACTACATCCCAGAAATAGTTTTAAATGGATTAACTCCAGAAGCACTTAAAAAAGCCATGAAAGCAGGTATTGATGTTTTACTAGATTACGATGATGTGATTGGTATATCTGCCGGAAATTACGGCGGTAAATTAGGGGATCACCAGATAAACCTCCTTGATTTATTCCCCGAATAA
- a CDS encoding carbohydrate kinase family protein, whose product MGFGALNLDRLYWVNKIAGEDEEAYITNIHESCGGSAANTIIGLARLGLTTGFLGKIASDRQGNLLLENLRNEGVDTRGVIKDPSGRSGNVQGFVDPQGQRALYVDPGVNDEITLSEINQDYLSNTRLIHLTSFVGESLHVQEEVLDTISSQVTVSMDPGMIYASKGLKPMEKLLSRTDILLLNQKELELLTPAINREKDKINALLDHGIEILVIKQGEKGCLVNEGEESHFHEAFQVDCRDSTGAGDAFNAGFLYGYLRGKGIEKSAHIGNYVASRCIMMPGAIDGLPSLSQIISSDHNELK is encoded by the coding sequence GTGGGATTTGGAGCTCTCAACCTGGACCGATTGTACTGGGTTAATAAAATAGCTGGAGAAGACGAAGAAGCCTATATAACCAATATTCACGAAAGCTGTGGTGGTTCTGCAGCCAACACCATAATCGGACTGGCTAGACTGGGACTTACCACTGGATTTTTAGGAAAAATTGCCAGTGACCGGCAGGGTAATCTGCTCCTGGAAAACTTGAGAAACGAGGGGGTTGATACCAGGGGAGTAATTAAGGATCCTTCTGGTCGCAGTGGTAATGTTCAGGGATTTGTCGATCCCCAGGGCCAGAGAGCCTTATATGTTGACCCCGGAGTTAACGATGAAATCACACTTTCAGAAATAAATCAGGACTACCTATCAAACACCAGACTCATCCATCTCACCTCCTTTGTAGGAGAATCCCTACACGTTCAAGAAGAGGTTTTAGATACAATTTCGTCACAGGTAACGGTGAGCATGGACCCCGGAATGATCTACGCATCAAAGGGGTTGAAACCCATGGAGAAACTCCTCAGCAGAACTGATATTTTGCTTTTAAACCAGAAAGAGCTGGAACTATTAACCCCAGCCATCAACCGGGAAAAAGATAAAATTAACGCTCTCTTAGATCATGGAATTGAAATACTGGTGATTAAACAAGGAGAAAAAGGTTGCTTGGTTAATGAGGGGGAAGAATCCCATTTCCATGAGGCTTTCCAGGTTGACTGCCGGGACAGTACTGGTGCCGGAGATGCCTTTAATGCTGGATTCCTTTATGGATATTTAAGGGGTAAAGGTATAGAAAAATCAGCGCATATCGGGAATTATGTAGCATCCCGTTGCATTATGATGCCCGGTGCTATTGATGGTCTCCCCTCCCTATCCCAGATAATTTCCAGTGACCACAATGAACTTAAATAA
- a CDS encoding MOSC domain-containing protein yields MITDRLTMNNTNKTESGQIVAVCTSPQKQTRKINIQEGVVKENHGLMGDAHSSSLTHRQVSLLAQESIDKMKDLGLDVHPGDFAENITTIGIELVTIPLGSRIQVGNETILEVTQIGKECHNRCAIYQQAGDCIMPREGIFARAITGGKVKTGDKIRIL; encoded by the coding sequence ATGATAACCGACAGATTAACCATGAACAACACAAATAAAACAGAATCCGGTCAAATTGTTGCGGTATGTACCAGTCCCCAAAAGCAGACCCGTAAAATTAACATCCAGGAAGGTGTGGTTAAAGAGAATCATGGACTGATGGGTGATGCTCATAGCAGCTCCCTAACTCACCGACAGGTTAGTCTCCTGGCCCAGGAGAGTATTGATAAGATGAAGGACCTGGGGCTGGATGTGCATCCCGGTGATTTTGCCGAAAACATCACCACCATTGGCATAGAACTGGTCACCATTCCCCTTGGTAGCCGGATCCAGGTGGGGAATGAAACCATACTGGAAGTTACCCAGATCGGTAAAGAATGCCACAACCGCTGTGCCATCTACCAACAGGCAGGAGACTGTATAATGCCCAGGGAAGGTATCTTCGCCCGGGCTATCACTGGAGGAAAGGTTAAAACTGGAGATAAAATCAGGATCCTTTGA
- a CDS encoding 4Fe-4S binding protein: MPTTTETGNSDKTKKIYKPLRDVEVDCDIDQDKCANCTERPCLKVCPVDAVKESPTDKHIEITDECFGCVLCRKACPYDAIQMETTLSKPLRENVPNINTKLCRQCGACVDACRMGAIHLVSSGTEEAHSVIDEDKCVRCGYCSRVCPTEAIKYGEILPRSVVGGKAIVVNQKKCIGCMTCTRVCPSKGAINVGKMNKLPYINPSYCARCEECMNVCPSTAIRYSSRKRAYEGYKKIKTMEIVSELMEKESEKLSRETVKINSILNKVTREVSYSHTEEEFTQDITELVTAEIKAMVGGELEIEDLKEIIQATQPHREITVMEDTCIGCGACIKECPVDCIELEMPSPVHIGEDCVYCGKCVETCPFQSISLKEESFQVEDGRVLFKRRNITGPSSGEVFIDNDSCQRCGVCVNKCPVEAMTMDNDQVTVDKDKCIFCGECQALCPTRAIKLEHKD, encoded by the coding sequence ATGCCAACTACTACGGAAACCGGAAACTCTGATAAAACTAAAAAAATTTACAAACCACTTCGGGACGTGGAAGTGGACTGCGATATAGACCAGGACAAATGTGCAAACTGCACTGAAAGGCCCTGTCTTAAGGTTTGCCCGGTGGACGCTGTAAAAGAAAGTCCCACTGACAAGCACATCGAAATAACTGATGAATGCTTTGGATGTGTCCTCTGCAGGAAGGCCTGCCCCTATGATGCCATTCAAATGGAAACCACATTGTCCAAACCACTGCGCGAGAATGTTCCCAACATAAACACCAAACTGTGCCGACAGTGCGGAGCATGTGTGGATGCCTGCCGCATGGGTGCCATTCATCTGGTCTCATCGGGTACCGAGGAAGCACACAGTGTTATCGATGAGGATAAATGTGTCCGCTGTGGTTACTGCTCCCGGGTGTGCCCCACTGAAGCCATAAAGTACGGTGAGATCCTGCCCCGCTCAGTGGTGGGTGGTAAGGCCATCGTGGTAAACCAGAAAAAATGTATTGGCTGCATGACCTGCACCCGTGTATGCCCCTCCAAAGGTGCCATTAACGTTGGCAAAATGAACAAATTGCCCTATATCAACCCATCATACTGTGCCCGTTGTGAGGAATGTATGAATGTCTGTCCTTCCACAGCCATCAGGTACTCATCTCGTAAAAGGGCCTATGAGGGATATAAGAAGATAAAAACCATGGAGATAGTTTCCGAACTCATGGAAAAGGAAAGTGAAAAACTCAGCCGGGAAACAGTTAAGATCAACTCCATCCTCAACAAGGTCACCCGTGAAGTAAGTTATAGTCATACTGAGGAGGAATTCACCCAGGACATAACTGAACTGGTCACTGCCGAAATCAAAGCAATGGTTGGGGGAGAACTGGAAATTGAAGATCTCAAGGAGATCATCCAGGCCACCCAACCCCACCGGGAAATAACAGTTATGGAAGATACCTGTATTGGTTGCGGTGCCTGTATTAAGGAATGTCCAGTGGATTGTATTGAACTGGAAATGCCTTCACCAGTGCATATTGGAGAAGACTGTGTTTACTGTGGTAAATGTGTTGAAACCTGTCCTTTCCAATCTATTTCTCTCAAAGAAGAGTCTTTCCAGGTTGAAGATGGTCGTGTTCTGTTCAAAAGACGTAACATTACTGGCCCATCCTCGGGAGAAGTGTTTATTGATAACGACTCCTGTCAAAGGTGTGGGGTATGTGTTAACAAGTGTCCCGTGGAGGCCATGACCATGGACAATGATCAGGTAACTGTGGATAAGGATAAATGCATCTTCTGCGGGGAATGCCAGGCATTATGTCCTACTCGGGCTATTAAACTGGAACATAAAGATTAA
- a CDS encoding HesA/MoeB/ThiF family protein → MLTDSEIKRYARQTMIFGEEGQEKLKNSKVFIAGAGGLGSPISIYLAVAGVGNITMVDHDIVELSNLNRQILHGDTDINRKKTESAEETLTNLNSDINVNIITETITDENVLDLVGDSDLIIDAMDNFDTRHTLNKAAFELNIPYFHGAVSGFDGQATTIIPGKTACLNCIFPQSPPKSVFPIIGLTPGLIGVIQATEVVKYITGEGKLLENEILLWDGLKSEVEKVKTNKRPDCEVCGH, encoded by the coding sequence ATGCTTACAGATAGTGAAATTAAACGATACGCACGCCAAACTATGATTTTTGGTGAAGAAGGACAGGAAAAACTTAAAAACTCAAAAGTATTCATTGCTGGTGCCGGGGGTCTGGGTTCTCCCATATCCATATATCTGGCAGTGGCGGGAGTGGGAAATATAACCATGGTTGATCATGATATCGTGGAGTTGAGCAACCTCAATCGACAGATATTACATGGAGATACCGATATAAATCGCAAGAAAACAGAATCAGCAGAAGAAACACTTACCAACCTAAATTCAGATATTAATGTTAACATAATAACAGAAACCATCACTGATGAAAATGTTCTAGACCTTGTGGGAGATTCAGATCTCATAATTGATGCCATGGACAACTTTGACACCCGTCACACCCTCAATAAAGCTGCCTTCGAGTTGAATATTCCCTATTTCCACGGGGCAGTTAGTGGATTTGATGGTCAGGCCACCACCATAATACCCGGTAAAACAGCATGTTTAAACTGCATATTCCCTCAAAGTCCACCTAAATCTGTTTTCCCAATTATAGGACTTACACCAGGATTAATAGGTGTGATCCAAGCTACTGAAGTGGTCAAATATATTACGGGAGAGGGAAAACTACTGGAAAATGAGATACTTCTGTGGGATGGTTTGAAGTCTGAGGTAGAAAAAGTTAAAACCAATAAAAGGCCAGATTGTGAAGTATGTGGCCATTAG
- a CDS encoding 4Fe-4S binding protein: protein MDVTFKKKKEVLEGEVALKSRDLEGSQEGFKGEIEDCAFADKFITISPECVRCNLCVEECPVNAISDSTSSRTAKIMDNCVKCEICAQTCPIKCIHVIESTSNIEEDVTFHLKDVKVPHRKLRMESIQVNPDTCDSCSTCVKFCPTGAITVDEGEIAQIDLDACVGCGACVNVCPQDSVNLVRELGPVIKTKELRVDEDTCVQCQVCEENCPVDAIKLDGNRVVLDQEKCILCEVCSTKCPVGALKLEMV from the coding sequence ATGGATGTAACATTCAAAAAGAAAAAAGAGGTACTGGAAGGAGAGGTGGCCCTTAAATCCCGGGACCTGGAAGGGAGTCAGGAAGGTTTCAAGGGAGAGATCGAGGATTGTGCCTTTGCAGACAAATTTATCACTATCTCCCCAGAATGCGTCCGGTGCAATTTATGCGTAGAAGAATGCCCGGTTAATGCAATCAGCGACTCCACATCATCAAGAACAGCTAAAATAATGGACAACTGTGTGAAATGTGAAATTTGTGCCCAGACCTGTCCGATTAAATGTATACATGTCATTGAAAGTACCTCTAACATTGAAGAGGATGTTACATTCCATTTGAAAGATGTAAAGGTCCCCCACCGCAAATTACGTATGGAATCCATTCAGGTGAACCCAGATACATGTGATTCATGCTCTACTTGTGTTAAATTCTGCCCTACTGGGGCCATAACTGTTGATGAAGGTGAAATTGCCCAAATTGACCTAGACGCGTGTGTTGGTTGCGGTGCCTGTGTTAATGTCTGCCCCCAGGACTCTGTAAATCTGGTAAGAGAATTGGGACCAGTGATAAAAACAAAAGAGCTTCGGGTAGATGAAGATACCTGTGTTCAATGCCAGGTCTGTGAGGAAAACTGTCCAGTAGATGCCATTAAACTTGATGGTAACCGGGTGGTCCTAGACCAGGAAAAATGTATTTTATGTGAAGTTTGTTCTACAAAATGCCCGGTAGGGGCTTTAAAGCTGGAGATGGTTTAA
- a CDS encoding CBS domain-containing protein: MKVNEMMDKDFIVVSPDDNLVEVSILMEKKLRFTTPVVDDQKRLVGWITSLDVTRGFREGMKKVKEVMYAKEDIVAVNEDDPARLAVLEASEYKVFNIPVINDDDVVVGVVRTFDIVKTLSSLYEIKVYKIFEAMEEELKGVTWEELMEASAIVTRRRTGKRVTAQDYEKRIRESTFGEAIWATGGLEKFFVGLIAIGELVIARKVAQARK, from the coding sequence ATGAAAGTTAATGAAATGATGGACAAAGATTTTATCGTGGTATCCCCTGATGATAACTTGGTGGAAGTTTCTATTTTAATGGAGAAGAAGCTCCGATTCACCACACCGGTGGTTGATGATCAAAAGAGGCTGGTGGGATGGATCACTTCTCTGGATGTTACCCGTGGTTTTAGGGAAGGCATGAAAAAGGTTAAAGAAGTAATGTACGCCAAAGAGGATATTGTTGCCGTGAATGAAGATGATCCTGCACGTTTGGCTGTACTGGAAGCATCGGAATACAAAGTGTTTAACATACCCGTAATTAACGATGATGATGTGGTGGTAGGGGTTGTAAGAACCTTTGATATTGTAAAAACCCTTTCCAGTCTCTATGAGATTAAGGTTTACAAGATCTTCGAAGCAATGGAAGAAGAACTGAAAGGAGTAACCTGGGAAGAACTCATGGAAGCCTCAGCCATTGTTACCCGGCGCCGAACCGGTAAAAGAGTAACTGCCCAGGACTATGAAAAAAGGATCAGGGAATCCACTTTCGGGGAAGCCATATGGGCTACTGGCGGATTAGAGAAGTTCTTCGTTGGACTGATTGCCATTGGAGAGCTAGTTATAGCCAGAAAAGTGGCTCAGGCACGGAAATAA